From Carya illinoinensis cultivar Pawnee chromosome 5, C.illinoinensisPawnee_v1, whole genome shotgun sequence, one genomic window encodes:
- the LOC122308831 gene encoding uncharacterized protein LOC122308831, producing the protein MAETPLKRHREETQMDDCEDSKRHKSYNHILSLLEAEAEEEEPTQDLSSLITTLQQELSSDSIFNPLSFPTADAVDPENPTTASTTLEDQTSSSSSSSSSYSSSTLLLKEDEEEDDKDRVIRHLLEASDDELGIPNREVGEVYGGNEGFNGDGFSLCDGLWELEDEAANYYTLLQSELFM; encoded by the coding sequence ATGGCGGAGACTCCATTAAAACGCCACAGAGAAGAAACCCAGATGGATGATTGTGAAGATTCTAAGCGACACAAGTCGTACAACCATATACTCTCTCTGCTAGAGGCAGAAGCAGAGGAAGAGGAACCCACTCAGGATCTGTCCTCTCTTATCACGACCCTCCAACAAGAACTCTCATCCGATTCCATCTTCAACCCGCTTTCATTCCCCACCGCAGATGCCGTCGACCCGGAAAACCCCACGACAGCCTCTACCACCCTTGAAGACcaaacctcctcctcctcgtcttcctcttcctcttacTCATCTTCAACACTGCTTTTGAAGGAAGACGAGGAGGAGGATGACAAGGATAGGGTGATTAGACACCTTCTTGAGGCTTCTGATGATGAGCTTGGGATTCCAAACAGAGAGGTCGGAGAAGTTTATGGTGGGAATGAAGGGTTTAATGGAGATGGGTTCTCGTTGTGTGATGGTCTGTGGGAGTTGGAAGATGAGGCTGCAAACTACTATACCTTGTTGCAGTCTGAACTTTTCATGTAG